In the Mauremys mutica isolate MM-2020 ecotype Southern chromosome 13, ASM2049712v1, whole genome shotgun sequence genome, one interval contains:
- the LOC123348603 gene encoding olfactory receptor 10A2-like encodes MSYTSEIAQRNHSMLTYFIFFRFWRHPETRAILCVGFSIIYTIALTGNLLIIFMTVLDPALHTPMYFFLRNLSFLEICYTSVTIPKILVNLISEEMAISFTGCAAQMYFLLSLGTAECYLLAAMAYDRYRAICSPLHYTLLMNHRACAKMATACWLCGILMPLGNVAWIFSLPYCGPNEVNHFFCDIYPVLKLACGDTSRNEASILALSVLINLSPFLLVVVSYARILSSILKTPSAEGRHKAFSTCSSHLTVVTLFYGSACAIYLRPKSNHTVEVDMLISLFYSVLAPVLNPVIYSLRNKEVKNALSRLRGRRRFS; translated from the coding sequence ATGAGCTATACCAGTGAAATTGCACAGCGGAATCACAGCATGCTGACCTACTTCATTTTCTTCAGATTCTGGAGACATCCAGAGACCCGAGCAATACTTTGTGTAGGTTTCTCCATTATCTATACCATTGCCCTGACAGGAAACCTCCTCATCATCTTCATGACAGTACTGGACCCagccctccacacccccatgtatttcttccttcGGAACCTATCCTTCCTGGAGATCTGCTACACCTCGGTCACCATCCCTAAGATTCTGGTTAATTTAATCTCTGAGGAGATGGCCATCTCCTTCACTGGATGCGCTGCCCAGATGTATTTCCTCCTTTCTCTTGGGACGGCAGAATGCTACTTGCTGGCTGCCATGGCCTATGACCGCTACAGAGCCATCTGCTCCCCTCTGCACTACACCCTTCTCATGAACCATAGGGCCTGTGCCAAGATGGCCACTGCCTGCTGGCTCTGCGGAATTCTGATGCCTCTGGGCAACGTGGCTTGGATCTTTTCCTTGCCCTATTGTGGGCCCAACGAGGTCAACCACTTCTTCTGTGATATCTACCCAGTGCTGAAGCTGGCCTGTGGGGACACTTCGAGGAACGAGGCCTCCATCCTAGCCCTCAGTGTTTTGATCAACCTGTCCCCCTTCTTGCTGGTTGTGGTGTCCTATGCTCGAATACTCTCCAGCATCCTGAAGACCCCATCAGCTGAGGGAAGGCATAAGGCCTTCTcaacctgctcctctcacctcaccGTGGTCACCTTATTCTATGGCTCAGCCTGTGCTATTTACCTGCGGCCGAAGTCCAACCACACAGTGGAGGTGGATATGTTGATCTCTCTTTTTTATTCTGTCCTTGCTCCAGTGCTGAACCCTGTGATCTACAGTCTGAGGAACAAAGAGGTGAAGAATGCTCTGAGCAGACTCAGGGGAAGAAGGAGGTTTTCATAA
- the LOC123347430 gene encoding olfactory receptor 10A4-like has product MAGRNHTVVTQFILLGLSDLPEIQALFFLVFLATYMITLTGNLLIFTLTLADAALHTPMYFFLMNLSFLEICYTSVTLPKMLANLLLEDKTISFTGCAVQMYFFLFLGGTECFLLGAMAYDRYVAICYPLRYMHIMNNTRCSEMAAVSWISGLLTSLGHTSVIFSLPFCGANEINHFFCDIPPVLKLACGVTYLNEIAVFMVALLFITFPFVLILVSYLLILLTILKMPSAQSRHKAFSTCSSHLLVVTLFYGTGIVTYLRPNSAYAPVTNKLLSLFYTVITPMFNPLIYSLRNKEVKEALRRTMARNCFLKGNKCITIMGPGPRGVQIGLCLQHLRV; this is encoded by the coding sequence ATGGCAGGAAGGAATCACACCGTTGTCACTCAGTTCATTCTCCTGGGGCTTTCTGACCTTCCAGAGATACAGGCTTTATTCTTCCTGGTGTTTCTAGCTACCTACATGATCACTCTGACTGGAAATCTTCTCATATTCACCCTGACATTAGCTGATGCtgccctccacacccccatgtatttctttcTCATGAACCTGTCCTTTCTGGAGATCTGCTACACCTCGGTCACCCTGCCCAAGATGCTGGCCAACCTCCTCTTGGAGGATAAAACTATCTCCTTCactggctgtgctgtgcagatgtATTTCTTTCTATTTCTAGGGGGCACAGAATGTTTTCTTTTGGGGGCGATGGCTTATGACCGCTATGTTGCGATATGCTACCCCTTACGCTATATGCACATTATGAACAATACCAGATGCTCAGAGATGGCTGCTGTGTCATGGATCAGTGGTCTCCTCACGTCCTTGGGACACACCTCAGTCATATTCAGCTTGCCTTTTTGTGGAGCCAATGAAAttaaccatttcttctgtgacatccccCCAGTATTGAAGCTGGCCTGTGGGGTCACTTACCTGAATGAAATCGCTGTCTTTATGGTTGCCCTGCTATTCATaacatttccctttgtgttgattCTGGTCTCCTACCTTCTCATCCTCCTGACCATCCTGAAGATGCCCTCGGCTCAGAGTAGGCATAAGGCCTTCTCCACCTGTTCCTCACATCTTCTGGTGGTGACATTGTTCTACGGGACAGGGATTGTCACGTATCTGCGCCCTAATTCTGCATATGCACCAGTTACCAACAAGCTGCTCTCTCTCTTCTACACAGTCATCACCCCCATGTTCAACCCCcttatctacagcctgagaaacaaggaggTGAAGGAGGCTCTCAGGAGAACAATGGCCAGAAATTGCTTTCTTAAAGGAAACAAATGTATCACAATTATGGGGCCAGGTCCTCGAGGAGTACAAATAGGTTTGTGTTTACAACACCTGAGGGTCTGA